A portion of the Physeter macrocephalus isolate SW-GA chromosome 15, ASM283717v5, whole genome shotgun sequence genome contains these proteins:
- the MOS gene encoding proto-oncogene serine/threonine-protein kinase mos — translation MPSPLPRRPHLPGDRSPLGDSRPCSSPCELPGPAGMLFAGGTPPRAPRLPRRLAWCCIDWEQVRLLRRLGAGGFGSVYKATYHGVPVAIKQVSKLTKNRLASRRSFWAELNIARLRHANIVRVVAASTRAPAGFDSLGTIIMEFGGDVTLHQVIYGATGCPEDHGPACGAGEQLGLEKCLKYSLDVVSGLLFLHSQSIVHLDLKPANILISEQDVCKIGDFGCSARLEDALCLRTPHHLGGTYTHRAPELLKGEPVTPRADIYSFAITLWQMTTREAPFSGERQHVLYAVVAYDLRPALSAAVFTASIPGKKLENVIQRCWRASASQRPSAELLLVDLRALKAELG, via the coding sequence ATGCCCTCGCCTCTCCCGCGGCGCCCTCACCTTCCGGGCGACCGGTCCCCGTTGGGGGACTCGCGGCCCTGCAGCAGCCCCTGCGAGCTCCCGGGGCCGGCAGGGATGCTCTTCGCGGGGGGCACCCCGCCCCGGGCCCCGCGCCTCCCGCGCCGGCTGGCCTGGTGCTGCATCGACTGGGAGCAGGTGCGCCTGCTGCGcaggctgggggccgggggctTCGGCTCCGTGTACAAGGCCACCTACCACGGCGTGCCCGTGGCCATCAAGCAGGTGAGCAAGCTCACCAAGAACCGGCTGGCCTCCCGGCGCAGCTTCTGGGCCGAGCTCAACATCGCTCGGCTCCGCCACGCCAACATAGTGCGCGTGGTGGCGGCCAGCACGCGTGCGCCCGCGGGCTTCGACAGCCTGGGGACCATCATCATGGAGTTCGGGGGCGACGTCACTCTGCACCAGGTCATCTACGGCGCCACCGGCTGCCCCGAAGACCACGGGCCTGCCTGCGGCGCCGGGGAGCAGTTGGGTCTGGAAAAGTGTCTCAAGTACTCCCTGGATGTGGTCAGCGGCCTGCTCTTCCTTCACTCACAGAGCATCGTGCACTTGGACCTCAAGCCGGCCAACATTCTGATCAGCGAGCAGGACGTCTGCAAAATCGGTGACTTCGGCTGCTCCGCGAGGCTGGAAGATGCGCTGTGCTTGCGGACCCCTCACCACCTGGGCGGCACCTACACCCACCGGGCGCCGGAGCTCCTGAAAGGAGAGCCCGTCACGCCCAGAGCGGACATCTATTCCTTCGCCATCACGCTCTGGCAGATGACCACCCGGGAGGCGCCCTTCTCGGGGGAGCGGCAGCACGTGCTCTACGCCGTGGTGGCCTACGACCTTCGCCCGGCCCTCTCGGCGGCCGTCTTCACCGCCTCCATCCCCGGGAAGAAGCTGGAGAACGTCATCCAGCGCTGCTGGAGGGCCAGCGCTTCGCAGCGGCCAAGTGCAGAACTCCTGCTGGTGGACCTTCGAGCTTTAAAAGCTGAATTGGGCTGA
- the RPS20 gene encoding small ribosomal subunit protein uS10, producing MAFKDTGKTPVEPEVAIHRIRITLTSRNVKSLEKVCADLIRGAKEKNLKVKGPVRMPTKTLRITTRKTPCGEGSKTWDRFQMRIHKRLIDLHSPSEIVKQITSISIEPGVEVEVTIADA from the exons ATG GCTTTTAAGGACACCGGAAAGACTCCCGTGGAGCCCGAGGTGGCGATCCACCGGATTAGGATCACTCTCACCAGCCGCAACGTGAAGTCGCTGGAGAAGG TGTGTGCCGACCTGATCAGAGGCGCGAAGGAGAAGAATCTCAAGGTGAAGGGGCCGGTGCGGATGCCCACCAAG ACCCTGAGAATAACGACGAGGAAAACCCCCTGCGGGGAAGGGTCTAAGACTTGGGACCGCTTCCAGATGAGGATCCACAAGCGCCTCATTGACCTGCACAGCCCTTCCGAGATCGTCAAGCAGATCACTTCCATCAGCATTGAGCCCGGAGTCGAGGTGGAAGTCACCATTGCAGATGCTTGA